Proteins co-encoded in one Fusarium fujikuroi IMI 58289 draft genome, chromosome FFUJ_chr06 genomic window:
- a CDS encoding related to FMP43 Found in Mitochondrial Proteome, with protein MASPASTIFRASRPLFRQATLAAPARQAFRQQTFRQNFYQGSGRRWQSTDGAQQQQSWFKRMMESEVGFKTVHFWAPVMKWALVLAGISDFARPAEKLSFTQNLALTCTGIIWTRWCLIIKPKNYLLAAVNFFLGMVGLVQITRILSYESAKKKSLEGVVEDIKADAKETIQEAKP; from the exons ATGGCCTCCCCCGCAAGCACCATCTTCCGCGCCTCGCGCCCCCTCTTCCGTCAGGCTACCCTCGCCGCACCCGCTCGACAGGCTTTCCGTCAGCAAACATTTCGACAGAACTTCTACCAGGGCAGCGGCCGTCGATGGCAGAGCACTGATGGcgcccagcagcagcagagctGGTTCAAGCGCATGATGGAGAGCGAGGTCGGCTTCAAGACTGTGCATTTCTG GGCTCCCGTCATGAAG TGGGCTCTTGTCCTTGCCGGTATCTCCGACTTCGCTCGTCCCGCCGAGAAGCTCTCTTTCACTCAGAACCTCGCTCTGACCTGCACCGGTATCATCTGGACTCGATGgtgcctcatcatcaagcccaagaacTACCT CCTCGCCGCTgtcaacttcttcctcggAATGGTCGGCCTCGTCCAGATCACCCGAATTCTCAGCTACGAgtcagcaaagaagaagagcctggAGGGTGTCGTTGAGGACATCAAGGCGGACGCCAAGGAGACCATCCAGGAGGCCAAGCCCTAA
- a CDS encoding related to GDP/GTP exchange factor Rom2p, with translation MSFRGDDQRRYGHVPPVQYPVAGRGQEYQQQQQQQQQQQPHSSYDDIGRRASFNGGDDAAYIQPPTNRSPAFGGSGEDELFMNNNGAARPGYGSTNNALSGYQHQYQDVPPTPTYSYNPQSFAQTSGFSRSTSTNALPYRNQPQPQPQPPSRYASNASSYTPQAYDPSAYASTNVPQRQASYQGYNTYGQSYGSQTSPGFNHSTGSYPQSVASPALSSGFEQPLRSPSLNASPGAAQTSAYDQSYSQYPGQLSNGGGSFSSASQPPYPTATQMPVGPYYSPNEHNSLYNRGSRSNSQASPMGSPANPGSTSPGLQRHPTNAPLPSRPIDDELTWSAGHERITSDNLMQELELELGGSGQGYRPLPEPENGHYDDDLHGQRLQRFDSGATTIPNNASRTTSTRTGQTAYEPEEDDDAYGEAGLMAMRQAELDEQRFSTGFGYTDMPAMPEPSPEPAPINSLSTKALHTHPEEQGHSSDSDFAGVDLGMLGGGFGGTLTYGGDVGSPPASSGQDTGRPLPTPGYFNRAYDQGESVPAFKTAEIDYGGTGGLQPPTQHRLSFDEEDERVSLWSRQSGTESPSKDELQDLFYHPGLSNRPLPAIPGPGSDSSSMLSVQTNNRQQYQHAYSRSTDSRFGAPDNPEAYYTGNQAYNLQPERSISLAGHSHTPQVQTPARSRTDAAEERRKLARHGHQQVPSNQSFPEYETPAGSIAAFDGITLPSGRKKKFIPSKLNASDFRRCAEPWALSGLENWIREMGEGEMDLRTKTIEEALINLFTGKIPMMNVADAEVLSTHVVSLMLERGVLVPDEEWVKFGNGRISGVLWQLTGSGCYAPKVHDEEIGGRCYSHHCTRTIKKVDLEELAQDSQPADEWHVFYGLTKADWESKPKKEVERQNILHEIVTGEENYIKQLDIFRRYYRDQLRAMQPPVLKPEKRDKFLHTVFGKLDQVQAINKDHLLSQLKYRQQEQGPWIIGFSDLFREWIRKAKSVYIEYASAYPNAVYQVRREADRNILFKRFLDDMQKQKVSSKQDWTHYLIAPIQRLQRYSLLLDSVERKMPTDSEEKTNLAKAIAEIRQVTLESDLKVEEQNKRVEMMELNRMLVLRPGFHSVLNLDHLGRELIFQGDLQRMGSKGVRWVDTHALLFDHYMILAKTVTPKEGKDKKYDVSKEPIPMPLLFPESINDEPVQKQKGITAPLGRTTAAAASSTQLNKVSSNTSRPGLEHAATNSSMASGTPTGSNDTEGKILYPFKVKHLGHEVYTLYASSAKDRADWCNMIIETKTRHAKALFSQNAEPFRLRVLADAAFHYDTASMYARFSSVAVKGTPLDRAIHELESVLGPAQGVAPVCRAQVNCATSFTAFGKSVIAIGTDYGVYISEPSNPRGWQRTVQATRVTQIAVLEEFSVCVLIADKNLISYPLDVIAPVSDFSAPVNDSPRRAPQRLAKDVTYFATAKMKDRMLLFYKRKEGLHTSFKVLEPIFQKSTEKKSRLFGGRKAGGGGCAETFRDFDEFFFPTECYSLSLFQTYIAVATAKGVEMLTLDKKQPMSIPDLKAPAIANIASRIRDQKPLGMFRLNENEFIVTYEDCAVYVDKHGDVSRTLIMEYTGKQKKARGATMYGQYLLLFNEDYVEVRNAENGRLRQIIAGRDVRVLDLGVRGPTGRSTLNPQSHSNGYMQSTSAGSEGSKGTVKIAMAHPELPGRQIVLEMLLNDGHTEK, from the exons ATGTCTTTTCGCGGCGACGACCAGCGAAGATATGGCCATGTGCCACCTGTGCAGTATCCAGTCGCCGGCCGCGGCCAAGAgtaccagcaacagcagcagcagcagcaacaacaacagccgcACTCATCCTACGACGATATTGGACGCCGAGCTAGCTTCAACGGCGGAGACGACGCTGCTTATATTCAACCACCCACCAACCGATCTCCTGCCTTTGGTGGCTCTGGAGAGGATGAGCTCTTCATGAACAACAATGGGGCGGCCCGGCCAGGCTACGGTTCCACGAACAACGCGCTGTCGGGCTACCAGCACCAGTACCAAGATGTACCCCCCACGCCGACATACTCATACAATCCTCAAAGTTTTGCGCAAACTTCAGGCTTCTCGCGGTCGACTTCCACCAATGCTCTGCCATACCGCaaccagcctcagcctcagcctcagccccCCTCGCGTTATGCTTCGAATGCCAGCTCCTACACACCGCAGGCTTACGATCCTTCTGCTTATGCAAGCACCAATGTCCCACAACGACAGGCTTCTTACCAAGGATACAATACATATGGCCAGTCATATGGGTCGCAAACATCCCCTGGCTTCAATCACTCTACCGGAAGTTATCCCCAATCTGTGGCTTCTCCTGCTTTATCGTCTGGGTTTGAGCAGCCGCTCCGGAGCCCCTCACTCAATGCCTCGCCTGGCGCAGCACAGACCTCGGCATATGACCAGTCTTATAGCCAATACCCAGGCCAATTGTCTAATGGGGGAGGATCTTTCTCAAGCGCTTCGCAGCCTCCATATCCTACCGCGACGCAAATGCCAGTCGGGCCATATTACTCCCCGAATGAGCATAATTCACTATACAATAGAGGATCCCGTTCAAATTCACAAGCCTCGCCTATGGGATCACCCGCGAACCCTGGATCAACATCACCCGGACTGCAACGGCACCCGACGAATGCACCCTTGCCAAGCCGTCCTATTGACGATGAGCTCACCTGGAGTGCCGGACATGAGCGCATTACGAGTGACAACCTTATGCAAGAGTTGGAGCTAGAATTGGGCGGCTCTGGGCAAGGCTACCGTCCGCTTCCTGAGCCTGAGAATGGTCATTATGATGACGATCTTCATGGCCAGCGATTGCAACGTTTTGACTCAGGTGCCACGACAATTCCTAACAATGCCAGCCGAACGACGTCCACGCGAACTGGTCAGACCGCTTATgagcctgaagaagatgacgacgcATATGGAGAGGCTGGCCTCATGGCTATGCGGCAAGCTGAGCTTGACGAACAGCGCTTCAGTACCGGCTTCGGATATACGGACATGCCTGCTATGCCAGAACCCTCTCCAGAGCCCGCTCCTATCAACTCTTTGTCAACGAAGGCGTTACATACTCACCCTGAAGAGCAAGGCCACAGCAGCGACAGTGATTTTGCTGGTGTAGACTTGGGAATGCTAGGGGGTGGATTTGGTGGTACGTTGACCTACGGCGGGGATGTTGGATCTCCACCCGCCTCATCCGGCCAAGATACTGGTCGACCCCTGCCCACGCCAGGCTATTTCAACCGTGCATATGATCAAGGGGAAAGTGTGCCTGCGTTCAAGACGGCAGAAATAGACTACGGCGGTACAGGAGGCTTGCAGCCCCCAACGCAACATCGGCTGAGCttcgacgaggaggatgaacGAGTATCACTGTGGTCTCGACAGAGCGGAACGGAGTCCCCTAGTAAGGATGAACTGCAAGATCTGTTCTATCACCCGGGACTATCAAACCGACCCCTCCCAGCTATCCCGGGGCCAGGATCGGATAGCAGCTCGATGCTCTCGGTTCAGACCAACAACCGACAGCAATACCAACACGCATATTCGCGTAGTACCGATTCGCGATTTGGCGCGCCGGATAACCCTGAAGCTTACTACACAGGCAACCAAGCTTACAACCTGCAACCCGAACGATCCATCTCTTTGGCTGGTCATAGCCATACACCCCAAGTGCAAACACCTGCTCGATCCAGGACTGATGCTGCCGAAGAAAGGAGGAAGCTCGCCAGGCACGGCCATCAGCAAGTGCCATCGAACCAATCTTTCCCGGAATACGAGACTCCTGCTGGCTCGATAGCGGCATTCGATGGAATCACACTACCAAGCGGTCGAAAGAAGAAGTTCATCCCTTCCAAGCTTAATGCCTCTGATTTCCGCAGATGCGCTGAGCCATGGGCGCTCAGTGGTCTTGAAAATTGGATCCGTGAGATGGGAGAAGGTGAGATGGATCTAAGGACCAAGACGATCGAGGAGGCTTtgatcaacctcttcacTGGCAAGATCCCCATGATGAATGTTGCAGATGCCGAAGTTCTTAGCACACATGTAGTATCGTTGATGCTGGAACGAGGTGTGCTTGTGCCTGATGAAGAATGGGTCAAATTTGGAAACGGCCGCATCTCTGGAGTTTTGTGGCAATTGACCGGCTCTGGATGCTATGCTCCCAAGGTCCACGACGAAGAGATTGGGGGCCGGTGCTACTCTCATCACTGCACTCGTACTATCAAGAAGGTTGACTTGGAGGAGCTCGCCCAAGACTCTCAACCTGCAGACGAGTGGCACGTCTTTTATGGTCTTACCAAGGCCGACTGGGAatcaaagcccaagaaggaggtcgAGCGTCAGAACATTTTACACGAAATTGTTACTGGTGAGGAAAACTACATCAAGCAGTTGGATATCTTCCGCAGGTATTACAGGGATCAGCTTCGGGCCATGCAACCCCCTGTCCTGAAGCCCGAGAAGCGAGACAAGTTTTTGCATACGGTGTTTGGAAAGCTTGACCAGGTCCAGGCAATCAACAAGGACCATCTTTTGTCGCAGCTCAAGTATCGACAACAAGAGCAGGGTCCTTGGATCATTGGCTTCAGCGATCTGTTCCGAGAATGGATTCGCAAGGCCAAATCAGTCTATATCGAGTATGCTTCGGCTTATCCCAATGCAGTCTATCAGGTTCGAAGGGAGGCCGATCGCAATATTCTCTTCAAGCGATTCTTGGACGACATGCAGAAGCAAAAGGTGTCTTCGAAGCAAGATTGGACACATTACTTGATCGCGCCTATTCAGCGCCTTCAGCGTTACTCCCTTCTACTCGACAGTGTCGAGAGAAAGATGCCAACCGACAGCGAGGAAAAGACGAACTTGGCCAAGGCCATCGCGGAAATCCGACAAGTCACTCTCGAGTCCGATCTCAAGGTCGAGGAACAAAACAAGAGAGTCGAAATGATGGAACTGAACAGAATGCTCGTGCTGCGGCCAGGTTTCCATTCTGTTTTGAATCTCGACCATCTTGGCCGTGAGTTGATCTTCCAAGGTGACCTACAAAGAATGGGATCAAAGGGAGTTAGATGGGTTGACACACATGCTTTGTTATTCGACCACTACATGATCCTGGCCAAGACGGTGACTCCCAAGGagggcaaggacaagaagtaTGATGTTTCCAAAGAG CCCATCCCCATGCCTCTCCTGTTTCCTGAGAGCATCAACGACGAACCAGTTCAGAAGCAAAAGGGCATCACTGCTCCATTGGGAAGAACTACAGCAGCGGCCGCCTCCAGCACTCAACTTAACAAGGTCAGTAGCAATACTAGTAGACCTGGTCTGGAGCACGCAGCGACAAACTCGTCTATGGCCTCTGGCACACCAACCGGCTCGAACGACACGGAGGGAAAGATCCTGTATCcgttcaaggtcaagcatcTTGGTCACGAGGTTTATACTCTGTATGCATCATCAGCCAAGGATCGTGCCGACTGGTGCAACATGATTATCGAAACCAAGACAAGGCACGCCAAGGCACTCTTCTCTCAAAATGCTGAGCCATTCAGGCTGCGGGTTCTCGCGGATGCAGCTTTCCACTACGACACCGCCTCTATGTACGCAAGGTTCTCGAGTGTTGCAGTCAAGGGCACTCCTCTTGACCGGGCAATTCACGAGCTGGAGAGCGTGCTGGGACCGGCTCAGGGCGTCGCCCCAGTATGCCGTGCCCAGGTCAACTGCGCTACCAGCTTCACTGCCTTTGGCAAATCTGTTATTGCGATCGGAACTGATTACGGAGTTTACATCTCGGAGCCGTCAAATCCTCGCGGATGGCAGAGG ACGGTCCAGGCAACCCGCGTCACTCAAATTGCTGTCCTTGAGGAATTTTCTGTCTGCGTGCTCATTGCCGACAAGAACCTCATTTCATATCCTTTAGATGTGATCGCTCCAGTATCTGACTTCTCGGCCCCTGTCAACGACAGCCCTCGACGGGCACCACAGAGACTTGCCAAGGACGTCACCTACTTTGCCACAGCTAAGATGAAGGACAGAATGCTTCTGTTCTACAAACGAAAGGAAGGTTTGCATACATCATTCAAGGTTCTCGAGCCTATCTTCCAGAAATCTaccgagaagaagtctcGGCTCTTTGGCGGACGAAAggctggtggtggaggaTGCGCGGAGACATTCCGCGACTTTGACGAATTCTTCTTCCCAACGGAGTGCTATTCCCTCAGTCTGTTCCAAACGTACATTGCAGTTGCGACAGCGAAGGGAGTCGAGATGCTCACCCTGGATAAGAAGCAACCTATGTCTATTCCTGACCTTAAGGCGCCTGCGATTGCCAACATTGCCAGCCGCATCCGAGATCAGAAGCCGCTCGGCATGTTCAGGCTGAACGAGAACGAATTCATCGTGACATATGAGGACTGCGCTGTATACGTGGACAAGCACGGTGATGTCAGCCGCACGCTGATCATGGAGTACACTGGCAAACAGAAGAAGGCCCGTGGTGCGACCATGTATGGACAGTATCTACTCCTCTTCAACGAGGACTATGTTGAGGTGCGCAACGCCGAGAACGGACGACTGCGCCAAATCATCGCCGGTCGAGACGTGCGCGTGCTCGATCTCGGCGTCCGTGGACCGACTGGCCGAAGCACATTGAATCCGCAGTCACACAGTAACGGATATATGCAGTCGACAAGCGCGGGCAGCGAAGGGTCAAAGGGCACCGTCAAGATTGCCATGGCCCATCCGGAGCTCCCGGGTCGACAGATCGTTTTGGAAATGCTTTTGAACGACGGACACACGGAGAAATGA
- a CDS encoding probable NADH2 dehydrogenase (ubiquinone) 10.5K chain, protein MSAKYAFTKSLREVRFLFCQTSEQSAALRSFITRSYPTMKRNNPNIPILIREAAGTQPKVFARYDRGVEKSQILEGLSDKEIEETVTGLVKADQ, encoded by the exons ATGTCGGCCAAGTACGCTTTCACAAAGTCTCTCCGCGAGGTGCGATTCCTCTTTTGCCAGACTTCGGAGCAGAGCGCGGCTCTTCG ATCATTCATCACCCGATCGTACCCTACCATGAAGCgcaacaaccccaacatTCCCATCCTGATCCGAGAGGCCGCTGGCACCCAGCCCAAGGTCTTTGCCCGATATG ACCGAGGTGTCGAGAAGTCACAGATCCTCGAGGGTCTCTCCGacaaggagattgaggagacCGTCACTGGCTTGGTCAAGGCTGATCAATAG